In one window of Gemmatimonadales bacterium DNA:
- a CDS encoding OmpH family outer membrane protein, producing the protein MVRVSGAAWAAFLLIGFAMPARGQGAPPKLAYINSNVILQNTPGRAEAESTFQRELAVMQQQVNVLQSQFDSAVSEFNRTSLVLSPSAKQQRQTELSQLQQRTQQQVQSLRDSASVREQQLMAPIMQRVQAVIEGIRAEGNYAMIFDAAAQGGSLISADRSLDLSQLVIQRLQAGGGQPAPAVQPSATPPLPAQPADSAAQRPAARPPRGTRPPRP; encoded by the coding sequence ATGGTACGCGTGAGCGGGGCGGCCTGGGCCGCCTTCCTGCTGATTGGGTTCGCGATGCCGGCGCGGGGGCAGGGCGCACCCCCCAAGCTGGCGTACATCAACTCCAACGTGATCCTGCAGAACACGCCCGGCCGCGCCGAGGCGGAGTCCACGTTCCAGCGCGAGCTGGCGGTGATGCAGCAGCAGGTGAACGTGCTGCAGTCGCAGTTCGACTCGGCCGTGAGCGAGTTCAACCGCACCTCGCTGGTCCTGAGCCCGTCGGCCAAGCAGCAGCGCCAGACCGAGCTGTCGCAGCTGCAGCAGCGGACCCAGCAGCAGGTGCAGAGCCTGCGCGACAGCGCGTCGGTGCGCGAGCAGCAGCTGATGGCGCCGATCATGCAGCGAGTGCAGGCGGTGATCGAGGGGATCCGCGCCGAGGGCAACTACGCGATGATCTTCGACGCGGCGGCCCAGGGGGGATCGCTGATCTCCGCGGACCGCTCGCTGGACCTGTCCCAGCTGGTGATCCAGCGGCTGCAGGCCGGGGGCGGGCAGCCGGCGCCGGCGGTGCAGCCCTCGGCCACGCCGCCGCTGCCGGCACAGCCGGCAGACAGCGCGGCCCAGCGCCCGGCGGCGCGCCCGCCGCGCGGCACGCGCCCGCCGCGGCCGTAG
- the bamA gene encoding outer membrane protein assembly factor BamA has product MRAALALAVVAAGAALAGRPRPAAAQEAAALAGRVDSVAVEGNHRISRATIIASAAIPLRTPIGFRDVQRAVRALFATEQFDSVSVLRTVGPDSAEILVVRVTERPLLTRVTVRGADQVSERSVRDRIELPAGRPLNPGNLERARQRIDSLYEAEGYYLADVKPQVIAEDSDHVRVVLDVDEGRRIAIAAVRVEGARAFPAAEIVAHMKTRPEGFWWFRRGEYGKENVREDLEQRLPAFYGSHGYVDFRVLHDTLLVDRGNGKATLVVTVDEGRPYEVGTVRVQGNHRFSTDEVMTLNPFGRQASGMSCVLKHCGGPAWFDQNRWDDATTKLRTQYNNQGYIYAQIDPQIQRIEPADSSQPPTVNLTWNITEGRPALVNKIDIMGNDVTHERVIREALSILPGDVFAQDRVIRSYQAISNLGFFQQPLPFPDTRTANDQGDIDLIFKVQEKRTGNVNFGASMGQGTGLGGFLGLDEPNLFGEGKKGHIQWQFGANINQLDLSYTDPSLGGSLISGTFDVHDTRTRYTISDLGQITSRGASLQFGLPVAHSRYSRLFPSYAIDFESYSGNSALLAGSLRCVSCMRSTLGLTFARDTRIDMPFPTGGTSHTVSLALNGGPLGGSATFEKLDLEGHWYAPAGTIGGSGPAGGGVHLVLALSSKAGFVFGNAGPFFDQMYTMGGTQYGIPLRGYDEFSITPQGFNPTASTGGVPRSAFGRSYFESTAEFGLRFSQSIYASFFYDMGNVWAAPSDFNPTRLFRGAGFGVALVTPLGPLGLDLGYGFDKVNTAGQPAPGWKLHFKIGNFFQ; this is encoded by the coding sequence ATGCGTGCCGCGCTCGCTCTGGCCGTGGTGGCGGCCGGCGCCGCGCTGGCCGGGCGCCCGCGCCCCGCGGCCGCCCAGGAGGCCGCCGCCCTCGCCGGACGCGTGGACTCCGTCGCGGTCGAGGGCAACCACCGCATCAGCCGCGCGACCATCATCGCCAGCGCCGCCATCCCGCTCCGGACGCCGATCGGCTTCCGCGACGTGCAGCGGGCGGTGCGCGCCCTGTTCGCCACCGAGCAGTTCGACTCGGTGAGCGTGCTGCGGACCGTCGGGCCCGACAGCGCCGAGATCCTGGTGGTGCGGGTCACCGAGCGGCCGCTGCTCACCCGGGTGACCGTGCGCGGCGCCGACCAGGTCTCGGAGCGGAGCGTGCGGGACCGCATCGAGCTGCCGGCCGGCCGGCCGCTCAACCCCGGCAATCTCGAGCGCGCGCGCCAGCGGATCGATTCGCTGTACGAGGCCGAGGGCTATTACCTCGCCGACGTGAAGCCGCAGGTCATCGCCGAAGACAGCGACCACGTGCGCGTGGTGCTCGACGTCGACGAGGGGCGGCGCATCGCCATCGCGGCGGTGCGCGTCGAGGGGGCGCGGGCCTTTCCGGCCGCCGAGATCGTCGCGCACATGAAGACCCGCCCCGAGGGCTTCTGGTGGTTCCGCCGGGGCGAGTATGGCAAGGAGAACGTCCGCGAGGACCTCGAGCAGCGGCTGCCCGCCTTCTACGGCAGCCACGGCTACGTGGACTTCCGGGTGCTGCACGACACCCTGCTGGTGGACCGCGGCAACGGCAAGGCCACCCTGGTGGTGACGGTGGACGAGGGCCGGCCCTACGAGGTCGGCACCGTCCGGGTGCAGGGCAACCACCGTTTCTCCACCGACGAGGTGATGACGCTCAACCCGTTCGGCCGGCAGGCGTCCGGGATGAGCTGCGTCCTCAAGCACTGCGGCGGGCCGGCGTGGTTCGACCAGAACCGCTGGGACGACGCCACGACCAAGCTGCGCACCCAGTACAACAACCAGGGCTACATCTACGCGCAGATCGACCCCCAGATCCAGCGCATCGAGCCCGCCGACTCCAGCCAGCCGCCGACCGTGAACCTGACGTGGAACATCACCGAGGGGCGGCCGGCGCTCGTCAACAAGATCGACATCATGGGCAACGACGTCACCCACGAGCGGGTGATCCGGGAGGCGCTGTCCATCCTGCCCGGTGACGTCTTCGCACAGGACCGCGTGATCCGGTCCTACCAGGCCATCTCCAACCTCGGCTTCTTCCAGCAGCCGCTGCCGTTCCCCGACACGCGCACCGCCAACGACCAGGGCGACATCGACCTCATCTTCAAGGTCCAGGAGAAGCGCACCGGAAACGTCAACTTCGGCGCGTCGATGGGGCAGGGCACGGGGCTGGGCGGCTTTCTCGGCCTCGACGAGCCGAACCTGTTCGGCGAGGGCAAGAAGGGCCACATCCAGTGGCAGTTCGGGGCCAACATCAACCAGCTCGACCTCAGCTACACGGATCCGTCGCTGGGCGGCAGCCTGATCTCGGGCACATTCGACGTGCACGACACGCGGACCCGCTACACCATTTCGGACCTCGGCCAGATCACCTCGCGCGGGGCCTCGCTCCAGTTCGGCCTGCCGGTGGCGCACAGCCGCTACAGCCGGTTGTTCCCGTCGTACGCGATCGACTTCGAGTCGTACTCGGGCAACTCGGCGCTGCTGGCCGGCTCGCTCCGCTGCGTGAGCTGCATGCGCTCGACCCTGGGGCTGACCTTCGCGCGCGACACGCGGATCGACATGCCGTTCCCCACCGGCGGCACCTCGCACACGGTGAGCCTGGCGCTGAACGGCGGGCCGCTCGGCGGCTCGGCCACCTTCGAGAAGCTGGACCTGGAAGGGCACTGGTACGCGCCCGCCGGCACGATCGGGGGCTCGGGCCCCGCGGGCGGCGGGGTGCACCTGGTGCTGGCCCTCTCCTCCAAGGCCGGGTTCGTGTTCGGCAACGCGGGCCCGTTCTTCGACCAGATGTACACGATGGGCGGCACCCAGTACGGCATCCCGCTCCGCGGCTACGACGAGTTCTCCATCACGCCGCAGGGCTTCAACCCCACGGCCTCCACGGGCGGCGTGCCGCGCAGCGCGTTCGGCCGCTCGTACTTCGAGAGCACCGCGGAGTTCGGCCTGCGTTTCAGCCAGTCCATCTACGCGTCGTTCTTCTACGACATGGGCAACGTCTGGGCGGCGCCGTCCGACTTCAACCCGACCCGGCTGTTCCGCGGCGCGGGCTTCGGTGTGGCGCTCGTGACGCCGCTCGGCCCGCTGGGCCTGGACCTCGGCTACGGGTTCGACAAGGTCAACACCGCCGGGCAGCCGGCCCCGGGGTGGAAACTGCACTTCAAGATCGGCAACTTCTTCCAGTGA